Proteins encoded by one window of Chondromyces crocatus:
- the cysD gene encoding sulfate adenylyltransferase subunit CysD — protein sequence MPKPHLTHLEQLEAESIHILREVVAEFENPVMLYSIGKDSAVMLRLAQKAFYPGKLPFPLLHVDTTWKFREMITFRDAMCREHGFELLVHTNHEPEAEGMNPFDHGSQKYTTVMKTHALLQALKKWGFDAAFGGARRDEEKSRAKERVYSFRDRQSQWDPKNQRPELWNLYNGKINRGESIRVFPLSNWTELDVWQYIHLENIPIVPLYFAAPRPVVERDGALIMVDDARMRLHPGEQPEEKLVRFRTLGCYPLTGAIESTATTLPEIIREMLLTKHSERQGRMIDHDEKGSMETKKREGYF from the coding sequence ATGCCGAAGCCCCATCTCACCCACCTCGAGCAGCTCGAAGCCGAGAGCATCCACATCCTCCGCGAGGTCGTCGCCGAGTTCGAGAACCCGGTGATGCTCTACTCCATCGGCAAGGACTCGGCCGTCATGCTCCGGCTCGCCCAGAAGGCGTTCTACCCGGGCAAGCTGCCGTTCCCGCTCCTGCACGTCGACACGACGTGGAAGTTCCGGGAGATGATCACCTTCCGCGACGCGATGTGCCGCGAGCACGGCTTCGAGCTGCTCGTGCACACGAACCACGAGCCGGAGGCCGAAGGGATGAACCCCTTCGACCACGGGAGCCAGAAGTACACGACGGTGATGAAGACCCACGCGCTCCTGCAAGCGCTGAAGAAGTGGGGCTTCGACGCGGCGTTCGGGGGCGCGCGCCGCGACGAGGAGAAGAGCCGCGCGAAGGAGCGGGTGTACTCGTTCCGCGATCGGCAGAGCCAGTGGGACCCGAAGAACCAGCGGCCCGAGCTCTGGAACCTCTACAACGGCAAGATCAACCGCGGCGAGAGCATCCGGGTCTTCCCGCTCTCGAACTGGACCGAGCTCGACGTGTGGCAGTACATCCACCTGGAGAACATCCCGATCGTGCCGCTCTACTTCGCGGCGCCGAGGCCGGTGGTGGAGCGCGACGGGGCGCTGATCATGGTGGACGACGCGCGCATGCGGCTCCACCCCGGTGAGCAGCCGGAAGAGAAGCTCGTGCGGTTCCGGACCCTGGGGTGCTACCCGCTCACCGGCGCCATCGAATCGACGGCGACGACCTTGCCGGAGATCATCCGCGAGATGCTGCTCACCAAGCACTCGGAGCGGCAGGGGCGCATGATCGATCACGACGAGAAGGGGTCGATGGAGACGAAGAAGCGCGAGGGGTACTTCTGA
- a CDS encoding antibiotic biosynthesis monooxygenase family protein, whose translation MFVVTNRIPVAEGHEADFEDRFRKRAHLIDQSPGFIRNEVHRPKPMKLDHSTGTWAPDTETQGYYEVKTWWRSFEDFVAWTKSPAFAEAHKNRAPKEMFAGPNKLEIHEVFLSTDEKTGPADKG comes from the coding sequence ATGTTCGTCGTCACCAACCGCATCCCGGTCGCCGAGGGCCACGAGGCCGATTTCGAGGACCGCTTCCGCAAGCGCGCGCACCTCATCGACCAGTCCCCTGGCTTCATCCGCAACGAGGTCCACCGCCCGAAGCCGATGAAGCTCGATCACAGTACCGGCACCTGGGCGCCCGACACCGAGACGCAGGGCTACTACGAGGTGAAGACCTGGTGGCGCTCGTTCGAGGACTTCGTCGCCTGGACCAAGAGCCCCGCCTTCGCCGAGGCCCACAAGAACCGCGCCCCGAAGGAGATGTTCGCCGGCCCGAACAAGCTCGAGATCCACGAGGTCTTCCTCAGCACCGACGAGAAGACCGGCCCCGCCGACAAAGGCTGA
- a CDS encoding OmpA family protein, whose product MIDPAAEEETPELAAIWPVFGDLMACLFGLFVLFFVWAVAFQVDLAGDLEAERAARAEERARLETLEQALAGPLAEGRITLSGGRIGLRGSILFGVGSADLLPEGKALLGSIAPALQAYLANHDELIMVSGFTDDQAVAASARSFQDNWELSVQRALTVTRTLAAAGVPADGLFAAGFGETHPVAPNDTAENRAKNRRVEITPIPRRQAAGDGTETLPSLGAETLGGADGTLSGAGGTPRQGATEGVVETNGAPGKTNDTQRGSGGASKKTPAGGVGEGDAR is encoded by the coding sequence ATGATCGATCCCGCCGCCGAGGAGGAGACGCCGGAGCTCGCCGCGATCTGGCCGGTGTTCGGCGACCTGATGGCCTGCCTGTTCGGGCTGTTCGTGCTGTTCTTCGTGTGGGCGGTGGCGTTCCAGGTGGACCTGGCCGGGGATCTGGAGGCGGAGCGGGCCGCACGCGCGGAGGAGCGCGCGCGGCTGGAGACGCTGGAGCAAGCGCTGGCCGGTCCGCTGGCCGAGGGACGGATCACGCTGAGCGGCGGAAGGATCGGGCTGCGCGGGAGCATCCTGTTCGGGGTGGGGTCGGCCGATCTCTTGCCCGAGGGCAAGGCGCTGCTCGGGTCGATCGCGCCGGCGCTCCAGGCATACCTCGCGAACCACGACGAGCTGATCATGGTCAGTGGGTTCACCGATGATCAGGCGGTGGCGGCGTCGGCCCGGAGCTTTCAGGACAACTGGGAGCTGTCCGTGCAGCGTGCGCTCACGGTGACGAGGACGCTGGCGGCGGCAGGGGTGCCGGCGGACGGCTTGTTCGCCGCGGGGTTCGGCGAGACGCACCCGGTGGCGCCGAACGACACGGCAGAGAACCGCGCGAAGAACCGACGGGTGGAGATCACGCCCATCCCGCGACGACAGGCGGCGGGCGATGGCACGGAGACACTGCCGTCCCTCGGCGCAGAGACGCTGGGCGGGGCCGACGGGACGCTGAGCGGAGCCGGCGGGACGCCGCGCCAGGGGGCGACGGAGGGCGTCGTCGAGACGAACGGCGCACCGGGGAAGACGAACGACACGCAGCGCGGGTCCGGCGGCGCCTCGAAGAAGACGCCGGCCGGAGGGGTGGGCGAAGGAGACGCGCGTTGA
- a CDS encoding PQQ-binding-like beta-propeller repeat protein yields the protein MLDDHASAPPRPVPPRSTAGRELTLAARERSAAPAPSRKDAVPRAAWALLAFAGGVSGCGTTSGTSTVTTTPVPHVEITTPDPATQAVKGRDEEVEGPLPLLDATTERRGRRTVTPLARPSRSTPKARTVTLRSSLKLPLKTRWTARVGKTTFRTTMALVEDAVVIGTHGDTLDGTFETTDGVYVLDAKTGRQRKLLFTPGRGDHDVGGIAVDGNRLFFTTDNGQVIATTLEGKSLWQAHLRGKVRPAPALAHLNGDKQLDVVVGDEEGQLSALNGATGEPLWRAQTGKNEYGARGFVGAAAIVDVDGDGRDDVIAGARDGVLTAYRGRDGEVLWQTVSASGMHASPQIVDIDGDGAPEVLAAWSYGVVALLDVRTGHQRWAEVLEQDGGGIEGLFASPVPLPAAEGPGVLIAPTAWWGDDDGILGVGSVAPEFRAAERRVSGSPVVIDLDGDGELEAIVGTEAGKVVALHADGGRAELASLPGGVEASPMLADVDGDGTYEVLVAANDGVLRCFETGATAKPVIARFRGESPHNRGDLGAVPLRWARSSTFQPR from the coding sequence ATGCTCGACGACCACGCCTCGGCCCCACCGCGCCCCGTCCCCCCGCGCTCCACCGCGGGACGTGAGCTCACCCTCGCGGCACGCGAGCGCTCGGCGGCACCGGCACCGAGCAGGAAGGACGCCGTGCCGAGGGCAGCCTGGGCGCTCCTCGCCTTCGCGGGCGGCGTGAGCGGCTGTGGCACCACCTCGGGGACCTCGACGGTCACCACGACGCCCGTGCCCCACGTCGAGATCACCACGCCCGACCCGGCGACGCAGGCGGTGAAGGGGCGGGACGAGGAAGTCGAGGGTCCCCTGCCGCTGCTCGACGCGACCACCGAGCGGCGCGGGCGCCGGACGGTCACGCCGCTGGCACGCCCCTCCCGGAGCACACCGAAGGCGCGGACGGTCACACTCCGGTCGTCGCTCAAGCTGCCACTCAAGACGCGATGGACGGCGCGCGTCGGCAAGACCACCTTCCGCACCACGATGGCGCTCGTCGAGGACGCGGTGGTCATCGGCACCCACGGCGACACGCTCGACGGCACGTTCGAGACCACCGACGGGGTGTACGTGCTCGACGCGAAGACCGGCCGTCAGCGCAAGCTCCTCTTCACACCAGGGCGCGGGGATCACGATGTCGGAGGCATCGCGGTGGACGGCAACCGGCTCTTCTTCACCACCGACAACGGTCAGGTGATCGCCACGACGCTCGAGGGGAAATCGCTGTGGCAAGCGCATCTCCGCGGCAAGGTCCGGCCGGCGCCGGCGCTCGCGCACCTCAACGGGGACAAGCAGCTCGATGTCGTCGTGGGGGACGAGGAGGGGCAGCTCTCTGCGCTCAACGGGGCAACGGGCGAGCCGCTCTGGAGGGCACAGACGGGCAAGAACGAGTACGGGGCGCGCGGGTTCGTGGGCGCGGCGGCGATCGTGGACGTGGACGGTGACGGGCGGGACGACGTCATCGCCGGGGCGCGGGACGGGGTGCTGACGGCGTACCGCGGGCGGGACGGGGAGGTACTCTGGCAGACGGTGAGCGCGTCGGGGATGCACGCGTCGCCGCAGATCGTCGACATCGACGGCGATGGCGCGCCCGAGGTGCTCGCGGCCTGGTCCTATGGCGTCGTCGCGCTGCTCGACGTGCGCACGGGGCACCAGCGCTGGGCCGAGGTGCTGGAGCAGGACGGCGGGGGCATCGAGGGGCTGTTCGCGAGCCCGGTGCCGCTTCCGGCTGCCGAGGGGCCCGGGGTGCTGATCGCGCCCACGGCCTGGTGGGGCGACGACGACGGGATCCTCGGGGTGGGGTCGGTCGCGCCGGAGTTCCGCGCGGCGGAGCGGCGGGTGAGCGGGAGCCCGGTGGTCATCGATCTGGATGGCGACGGGGAGCTGGAGGCCATCGTGGGCACGGAGGCGGGCAAGGTGGTGGCGCTGCACGCGGACGGGGGGCGTGCCGAGCTGGCCAGCTTGCCCGGGGGCGTCGAGGCGTCGCCGATGCTCGCAGACGTGGACGGCGACGGGACGTACGAGGTGCTCGTGGCCGCGAACGACGGGGTGCTCCGCTGCTTCGAGACGGGCGCGACGGCGAAGCCCGTGATCGCTCGCTTCCGGGGCGAGAGCCCCCACAACCGCGGCGATCTCGGCGCGGTGCCGCTCCGCTGGGCGCGCTCTTCCACTTTCCAGCCTCGTTAG
- a CDS encoding DUF2894 domain-containing protein, which yields MDPGEARPALEHRLAQLGADGARGMDPPGFRFAEALLERAQALGGGAAARLLSRASARLDQLEAALVRKRGDAAAALKALDDAGVEAPAEVQAALERGDLAEVTRAAHRRLRPRVNLTPRETPKRPWLARLRDEAAVSFKESLGSARATLAVARAADRVPPNAGPYNPHAIAARTLLTAEGLSPAYVRALMDELEDLAALEAAFAPAKIRSDRKGQETGRPRRRTRK from the coding sequence ATGGATCCCGGCGAGGCGCGGCCGGCGCTGGAGCATCGGCTCGCGCAGCTCGGCGCCGACGGGGCGCGCGGCATGGATCCGCCAGGGTTTCGCTTCGCGGAGGCGCTGCTGGAGCGCGCGCAGGCGCTCGGCGGGGGGGCGGCGGCACGGCTCCTGTCGCGGGCGTCAGCGCGACTGGATCAGCTCGAGGCGGCGCTGGTCCGCAAGCGGGGCGATGCCGCGGCGGCGCTGAAAGCGCTCGACGATGCCGGGGTGGAGGCGCCGGCCGAGGTGCAGGCGGCGCTCGAACGCGGGGATCTCGCGGAGGTGACGCGCGCCGCTCATCGACGGCTGCGCCCCCGGGTGAACTTGACCCCTCGGGAAACACCGAAGCGTCCCTGGCTGGCGCGCTTGCGGGACGAAGCGGCCGTCTCCTTCAAAGAGTCGCTCGGCAGCGCGCGGGCGACGCTGGCGGTGGCGCGCGCGGCCGACCGGGTGCCACCGAACGCGGGCCCCTACAACCCCCACGCCATCGCCGCCCGGACCCTGCTCACCGCCGAGGGGCTGTCACCGGCATATGTGCGCGCCCTGATGGACGAGCTGGAGGATCTCGCCGCGCTCGAAGCAGCGTTTGCTCCGGCGAAAATCCGCTCCGATCGAAAGGGTCAGGAAACCGGGCGGCCGCGTCGGCGAACGCGTAAATAA
- the cysN gene encoding sulfate adenylyltransferase subunit CysN, with amino-acid sequence MMGERDLIASDIDAYLARHQRKEILRFLTAGSVDDGKSTLIGRLLHDANMVYEDQLDALRRDSAKKSAAGGEIDYSLLVDGLLSEREQGITIDVAYRYFTTEKRKFIIADTPGHEQYTRNMATGASTADLAVILVDARYGVLPQTRRHSFIASLLGIQQIVVAVNKMDLMSYDEAVFATIREVYEALASKLEFKGIHYLPLSALKGDNVVTRSEAMPWYEGPPLLDYLETVPIGDARGEQPLRFPVQHVLRPDLDFRGFSGTIASGTVRRGDRVVALPSRKSSTVERIVTFDGDLPEASAPRAVTLTLADEIDVSRGDTLVHEEALPHVARSVEAMVVWMNERPLALRGAYLLKHGTRTVPAEVREIHERVDVNSLDRAPANHLGLNDIGRVTLSASRPLLFDAYRDQRATGAFILIDRLSNATVGAGMILGPGADEPPAPGEPGHAQGRVTAAERAARLGQSPAAVFFTGGSAERRSELAIALERRLWDDGYTAHVVEPRSVAAVKLSLSLGLISLVLTDGAVELSGAHASLGDAQILEVRCDEGDPMASVEAVLHALRVRDVIR; translated from the coding sequence CTGATGGGCGAGCGGGACCTCATCGCGAGCGACATCGACGCCTACCTCGCACGGCACCAGCGCAAGGAGATCCTGCGCTTTCTGACGGCGGGGAGCGTGGACGACGGCAAGAGCACGCTCATCGGGCGGCTCCTGCACGACGCGAACATGGTCTACGAAGACCAGCTCGACGCACTCCGCCGCGACTCGGCGAAGAAGAGCGCTGCCGGCGGCGAGATCGACTACAGCCTGCTCGTCGATGGGCTGCTCTCGGAGCGAGAGCAAGGGATCACCATCGACGTCGCGTACCGGTACTTCACCACCGAGAAGCGCAAGTTCATCATCGCCGACACCCCCGGCCACGAGCAGTACACCCGCAACATGGCGACGGGCGCGTCCACGGCCGACCTCGCGGTGATCCTGGTGGACGCGCGCTACGGGGTGCTGCCGCAGACGCGGCGCCACAGCTTCATCGCCTCGCTGCTCGGCATCCAGCAGATCGTGGTCGCGGTGAACAAGATGGACCTCATGAGCTACGACGAGGCCGTCTTCGCGACCATCCGCGAGGTGTACGAGGCGCTCGCCAGCAAGCTCGAGTTCAAGGGGATCCACTACCTGCCGCTGTCGGCGCTGAAGGGGGACAACGTGGTCACCCGGAGCGAGGCGATGCCCTGGTACGAGGGGCCGCCGCTGCTCGACTACCTGGAGACGGTGCCGATCGGCGATGCGCGCGGGGAGCAGCCGCTGCGCTTCCCGGTGCAGCACGTGCTCCGGCCCGACCTCGACTTCCGGGGCTTCAGCGGGACGATCGCGTCGGGCACGGTGCGGCGCGGGGACCGGGTGGTGGCGCTGCCGTCGCGGAAGAGCAGCACGGTGGAGCGCATCGTGACGTTCGACGGCGACCTCCCGGAGGCGTCCGCGCCGCGGGCGGTGACCTTGACGCTCGCCGACGAGATCGACGTGAGCCGGGGCGACACGCTGGTCCACGAGGAGGCGCTGCCGCACGTGGCGCGCTCGGTCGAGGCGATGGTGGTGTGGATGAACGAGCGGCCGCTCGCGCTGCGCGGGGCCTACCTGCTCAAGCACGGGACGCGCACGGTGCCGGCGGAGGTGCGCGAGATCCACGAGCGGGTGGACGTGAACTCGCTCGACCGGGCCCCCGCCAACCACCTCGGCCTGAACGACATCGGGCGGGTGACGCTGAGCGCGAGCCGGCCGCTTCTGTTCGATGCGTACCGCGATCAGCGCGCGACCGGCGCGTTCATCCTGATCGATCGGCTCAGCAACGCGACGGTGGGCGCCGGGATGATCCTCGGGCCCGGCGCGGACGAGCCGCCCGCCCCGGGCGAGCCAGGGCACGCGCAAGGGCGGGTGACGGCCGCCGAGCGCGCGGCGCGTCTCGGGCAGTCGCCGGCGGCGGTCTTCTTCACGGGCGGGAGCGCCGAGCGCCGGAGCGAGCTGGCCATCGCGCTGGAGCGGCGGCTGTGGGACGACGGGTACACGGCGCACGTGGTGGAGCCGCGTTCCGTCGCGGCCGTGAAGCTGTCACTGAGCCTCGGGCTGATCAGCCTCGTCCTGACCGATGGCGCCGTGGAGCTGTCGGGCGCCCACGCCTCGCTGGGGGATGCGCAGATCCTCGAGGTCCGCTGCGACGAGGGGGATCCGATGGCCTCGGTCGAGGCCGTGCTGCACGCCCTCCGGGTCCGCGACGTGATCCGCTGA
- a CDS encoding DUF3348 family protein: MPPDRTAIGPLRGELALHLGGSLAHTASALTTVPVAPAPAPTRGRGQAPPAPPAEDPAEHLARLMDLHGSVALARELENQAATPPALPLRGQRNGLGAASAMRAVVEDRLLELAGTVQKTFEEPFHRRNRVPGPREMFALLEQTGMLGPSRRISAGAVTAIWEPFGELVGRMFTRIRFEVQSLRQEIAPGLRAFGPESARLEQLDTMIGRATEKGRERVLGELAPALGRCFGQSLHVAVGALPDEVKPPELQGWFGDRGWVRGEMERMRRVVEAVFTHQTRRLVALVDAAGMPLAPYAG; the protein is encoded by the coding sequence GTGCCGCCGGACCGCACTGCCATCGGGCCTCTTCGCGGAGAGCTGGCCCTGCACCTGGGAGGGTCCCTCGCGCACACCGCGTCCGCGCTGACGACGGTGCCGGTCGCGCCCGCGCCCGCGCCGACGCGAGGGCGGGGACAAGCGCCCCCTGCGCCGCCTGCGGAGGATCCGGCAGAGCACCTGGCGCGGTTGATGGACCTGCACGGGAGCGTGGCGCTGGCCCGGGAGCTGGAGAACCAGGCGGCCACGCCGCCGGCGTTGCCCCTGCGCGGGCAGCGGAACGGGCTGGGGGCCGCGTCGGCGATGCGCGCGGTGGTGGAGGACCGACTGCTGGAGCTGGCGGGCACCGTGCAGAAGACGTTCGAGGAGCCGTTCCACCGGCGCAACCGGGTGCCGGGTCCGCGGGAGATGTTCGCGCTGCTGGAGCAGACGGGGATGCTGGGACCGTCGCGGCGGATCTCGGCCGGGGCGGTGACGGCGATCTGGGAGCCGTTCGGCGAGCTGGTGGGGCGGATGTTCACGCGGATCCGCTTCGAGGTGCAGTCGCTGCGGCAGGAGATCGCGCCCGGGCTGCGGGCGTTCGGGCCCGAGTCGGCGCGGCTGGAGCAGCTCGACACGATGATCGGCCGCGCGACCGAGAAGGGTCGGGAGCGGGTGCTGGGCGAGCTGGCGCCCGCGCTGGGGCGCTGCTTCGGGCAGAGCTTGCACGTGGCGGTGGGGGCGCTGCCGGACGAGGTGAAGCCGCCGGAGCTGCAAGGCTGGTTCGGCGATCGGGGCTGGGTGAGGGGGGAGATGGAACGGATGCGGCGGGTGGTGGAGGCGGTGTTCACGCACCAGACCCGGCGGCTCGTGGCGCTGGTCGACGCGGCCGGCATGCCCCTCGCGCCGTACGCTGGATGA
- the mgtE gene encoding magnesium transporter: protein MDTPPRDVPETPTAEQLVERWSELEEPEARAAAFHELPREESDEFFLMLPAHEQAALLLALPSGERRLWMRLLAPDDAADVLQEVEDEGARAELLGLLGVAARYEVRALLAYEEDAAGGLMSPMFARVRPDSTAEEAVRYLRRQAETDLETVSYGYVLDSEQRLLGVISLRQLIATRGTQKVHELMSTDLVTVREEMDQEEVARVFSQHHLMAIPVVDAEGRMKGIITADDIVDVVEEEATEDIQKLGGMEALDAPYLRTPLLQMVRKRAGWLAALFLGEMLTATAMARYEDEIARAVVLALFVPLIISSGGNSGSQATTLVIRAMALGEVRPVDAWRVLRRELTSGFLLGLVLGTIGFARISVWQALFHTYGEHWLRVAATVSISLVGVVIFGTLAGSLLPFLLRALKFDPASASAPFVATLVDVSGLVIYFTVADLVLRGTML, encoded by the coding sequence ATGGACACTCCGCCCCGAGACGTGCCCGAGACGCCGACCGCCGAGCAGCTCGTCGAGCGCTGGTCCGAGCTGGAGGAGCCCGAGGCGCGCGCCGCGGCGTTCCACGAGCTTCCGCGCGAGGAGAGCGACGAGTTCTTCCTGATGCTGCCGGCACACGAGCAGGCCGCGCTCTTGCTGGCCTTGCCTTCGGGGGAGCGGCGGCTGTGGATGCGGCTGCTCGCGCCCGACGACGCGGCCGACGTGCTGCAAGAGGTCGAGGACGAGGGGGCCCGGGCCGAGCTGCTGGGGCTTCTTGGGGTGGCGGCGCGCTACGAGGTGCGGGCGCTGCTCGCGTACGAGGAGGACGCGGCCGGTGGGCTGATGAGCCCGATGTTCGCGCGGGTGCGGCCCGACTCGACGGCCGAGGAGGCGGTGCGCTACCTGCGGCGTCAGGCCGAGACGGACCTGGAGACGGTGAGCTACGGGTACGTGCTCGACTCGGAGCAGCGGCTGCTCGGGGTGATCTCGCTGCGGCAGCTCATCGCGACGCGCGGCACCCAGAAGGTGCACGAGCTGATGAGCACCGATCTGGTGACGGTGCGCGAGGAGATGGACCAGGAGGAGGTGGCGCGGGTGTTCTCGCAGCACCACCTGATGGCCATCCCGGTCGTCGATGCCGAGGGGCGGATGAAGGGCATCATCACCGCCGACGACATCGTCGACGTGGTGGAAGAGGAGGCGACGGAGGACATCCAGAAGCTCGGCGGCATGGAGGCGCTCGACGCGCCCTACCTGCGGACGCCGCTGCTCCAGATGGTGCGCAAGCGCGCGGGCTGGCTCGCGGCGCTGTTCCTCGGCGAGATGCTGACGGCGACGGCGATGGCACGCTACGAGGACGAGATCGCGCGCGCGGTGGTGCTGGCGCTGTTCGTGCCGCTGATCATCTCGAGCGGCGGCAACTCGGGGTCGCAGGCGACGACGCTGGTGATCCGGGCGATGGCGCTCGGGGAGGTGCGGCCCGTCGATGCGTGGCGGGTGCTGCGGCGCGAGCTGACGTCGGGCTTCTTGCTCGGGCTGGTGCTGGGCACGATCGGGTTCGCGCGGATCAGCGTGTGGCAGGCGCTGTTCCACACGTACGGCGAGCACTGGCTGCGGGTGGCGGCCACGGTGTCGATCAGCCTGGTGGGGGTGGTGATCTTCGGGACGCTGGCAGGGTCGCTGCTGCCGTTCTTGCTCCGCGCGCTGAAGTTCGATCCGGCGAGCGCGTCGGCGCCGTTCGTGGCGACGCTGGTGGATGTGTCGGGGCTGGTCATCTACTTCACCGTCGCGGATCTGGTGCTGCGCGGCACGATGCTGTAG